One genomic region from Streptomyces sp. NBC_01304 encodes:
- a CDS encoding TetR/AcrR family transcriptional regulator produces the protein MSEQAPQVPQAPRRRGRPSRTESEQGPATRDRILQAARDQFAERGYDKTSMRGIAKAAGVDSALVHHYFGTKDDVFAAAIEVTFEPAVGVIDAVEEGLDGAGERLARFFFAVWENPATRTPLLAVIRSAVTHEAAAKVLRSFVLKRLIERVGGDLDVPDPKFRAELAASHMIGIAFARYVIKVEPMASADPEEIIKFVAPTLQRYLTEE, from the coding sequence GTGAGTGAGCAGGCCCCTCAGGTCCCGCAGGCGCCGCGGCGCCGCGGACGTCCTTCTCGTACGGAGTCGGAGCAGGGCCCCGCGACCCGGGACCGCATTCTGCAGGCGGCCCGGGACCAGTTCGCCGAGCGGGGCTACGACAAGACGTCGATGCGCGGCATCGCCAAGGCGGCCGGGGTGGACTCGGCCCTGGTGCACCACTACTTCGGCACCAAGGACGACGTCTTCGCCGCGGCCATCGAGGTCACCTTCGAGCCCGCGGTGGGCGTGATCGACGCGGTGGAGGAGGGGCTCGACGGCGCCGGCGAGCGCCTGGCCCGGTTCTTCTTCGCCGTCTGGGAGAACCCGGCGACCCGCACCCCGCTGCTCGCGGTGATCCGCTCGGCGGTGACCCACGAGGCCGCGGCGAAGGTGCTGCGGAGCTTCGTGCTGAAGCGGCTGATCGAGCGGGTCGGCGGGGATCTGGACGTACCGGATCCGAAGTTCCGTGCCGAGCTGGCCGCGTCCCACATGATCGGGATCGCCTTCGCGCGGTACGTGATCAAGGTCGAGCCGATGGCTTCTGCGGACCCCGAAGAGATCATCAAGTTCGTCGCGCCCACGCTGCAGCGGTATCTGACCGAGGAGTGA
- the ilvD gene encoding dihydroxy-acid dehydratase, translating into MPELRSRTVTHGRNMAGARALMRASGVASEDIGKPIIAVANSFTEFVPGHTHLQPVGRIVSEAIKAAGAVPREFNTIAVDDGIAMGHGGMLYSLPSRDLIADSVEYMVEAHCADALICISNCDKITPGMLNAALRLNIPTVFVSGGPMESGRATLVDGTVRTLDLVDAMSEAVNDNVSDADMLRIEENACPTCGSCSGMFTANSMNCLTEAIGLSLPGNGSVLATHTARKALYENAGRTVVDITKRYYEQGDETVLPRNVATFDAFENAMALDIAMGGSTNTILHLLAAAQEAELDFGLADMDAISRRVPCLAKVAPNVAKDRTYYMEDVHRAGGIPAILGELYRGGLLNEGVHSVHSASLADWLKTWDVRGGSPSAEAVELWHAAPGCVRSATAFSQSERWDTLDTDAEGGCIRSTEHAYSKDGGLAVLKGNLAVDGCVVKTAGVDESIWTFEGPAVVCESQEEAVDKILKKEITHGDVVVIRYEGPKGGPGMQEMLYPTSFLKGRGLGKTCALITDGRFSGGTSGLSIGHASPEAASGGTIALVEDGDRIRIDIPNRSVELLVSAEDLATREAALNGAYAPKNRERKVSQALKAYAAMATSADKGAVRDVSKLG; encoded by the coding sequence ATGCCCGAGCTGAGGTCCCGCACTGTCACCCACGGCCGGAACATGGCGGGCGCCCGCGCCCTGATGCGGGCGTCGGGCGTAGCGAGCGAGGACATCGGCAAGCCGATCATCGCCGTGGCCAACTCCTTCACCGAGTTCGTGCCGGGCCACACCCACCTCCAGCCGGTCGGCCGGATCGTCTCCGAGGCGATCAAGGCGGCGGGCGCGGTGCCCCGCGAGTTCAACACCATCGCGGTCGACGACGGCATCGCGATGGGGCATGGGGGGATGCTCTATAGCCTCCCCTCCCGCGACCTGATCGCGGACAGCGTGGAGTACATGGTCGAGGCGCACTGCGCGGACGCCCTGATCTGCATCTCCAACTGCGACAAGATCACGCCCGGCATGCTGAACGCCGCCCTGCGCCTCAACATCCCGACGGTCTTCGTCTCCGGCGGCCCGATGGAGTCCGGCCGCGCGACCCTCGTCGACGGCACGGTCCGCACGCTCGACCTGGTCGACGCGATGTCGGAGGCGGTGAACGACAACGTCTCCGACGCGGACATGCTGCGTATCGAGGAGAACGCCTGCCCGACCTGCGGCTCGTGTTCCGGCATGTTCACCGCCAACTCGATGAACTGCCTGACCGAGGCCATCGGCCTCTCCCTCCCCGGCAACGGCTCGGTGCTCGCCACGCACACCGCCCGCAAGGCGCTGTACGAGAACGCCGGGCGCACGGTCGTCGACATCACCAAGCGCTACTACGAGCAGGGCGACGAGACGGTCCTGCCGCGCAACGTCGCCACCTTCGACGCCTTCGAGAACGCCATGGCGCTCGACATCGCGATGGGCGGCTCGACCAACACGATCCTGCACCTGCTCGCCGCCGCCCAGGAGGCCGAGCTGGACTTCGGCCTCGCGGACATGGACGCCATCTCGCGCCGCGTCCCGTGCCTGGCCAAGGTCGCTCCGAACGTGGCCAAGGACCGCACGTACTACATGGAGGACGTGCACCGGGCAGGCGGCATCCCCGCCATCCTCGGCGAGCTCTACCGCGGCGGCCTCCTGAACGAAGGCGTGCACAGCGTGCACTCCGCGTCCCTCGCTGATTGGCTCAAGACCTGGGACGTGCGCGGCGGTTCGCCGTCCGCCGAGGCCGTCGAGCTGTGGCACGCGGCCCCCGGCTGCGTCCGCTCCGCCACCGCCTTCTCGCAGTCCGAGCGCTGGGACACCCTCGACACGGACGCCGAGGGCGGCTGCATCCGCTCCACCGAGCACGCGTACTCGAAGGACGGCGGCCTCGCCGTCCTCAAGGGCAACCTCGCCGTCGACGGCTGCGTGGTGAAGACCGCCGGCGTCGACGAGTCGATCTGGACCTTCGAGGGCCCGGCCGTCGTCTGCGAATCGCAGGAAGAGGCCGTCGACAAGATCCTGAAGAAGGAGATCACCCACGGCGACGTGGTGGTCATCCGGTACGAGGGCCCCAAGGGCGGCCCCGGCATGCAGGAGATGCTCTACCCGACCTCCTTCCTCAAGGGCCGCGGTCTCGGCAAGACCTGCGCCCTGATCACCGACGGCCGCTTCTCCGGCGGCACTTCGGGCCTGTCCATCGGCCACGCCTCGCCCGAGGCGGCCTCCGGCGGCACGATCGCGCTCGTCGAGGACGGCGACCGCATCCGCATCGACATCCCGAACCGGAGCGTCGAACTCCTGGTCTCCGCCGAGGACTTGGCGACCCGCGAGGCCGCGCTGAACGGCGCGTACGCCCCGAAGAACCGCGAGCGCAAGGTCTCCCAGGCGCTCAAGGCGTACGCGGCCATGGCGACCAGCGCCGACAAGGGCGCGGTGCGGGACGTGTCGAAGCTGGGCTGA
- a CDS encoding alkene reductase — protein sequence MTNTAAESAPAPLTSPLFEATRLGPLKLPNRLVMAPLTRNRAQADGVPSDLMVTHYAQRASAGLIIAEGTTPNAVGQTYPDIPAIHNDAHEAGWRRVTEAVRAQGGRMFLQLQHGGRNGHPDTSGLIPLAPSALALPEDVATPSGPQPAPVPREMTIDDIRTTVADFAAAARRAVAAGFAGVEVHSANGQLLHQFLGENTNRRTDAYGGSAKDRIRFVVEVVRAVADAIGPDRVGLRISPTQTVNGMAEGDTDTIYTSLAGALADSGLAYLHLVHADPDQPLFHELRRIWPGTLIGNPVLSREDVATDGGKAKGEELLAAGADLIALGRGFLANPDLVERLKAAAPLNLVRDKYLMYTGGETGYNDYPTLAESRARVRVAA from the coding sequence ATGACGAACACAGCAGCAGAATCAGCCCCCGCCCCCCTCACTTCCCCCCTCTTCGAGGCCACCCGCCTCGGCCCGCTCAAGCTGCCCAACCGCCTGGTGATGGCCCCGCTGACCCGCAACCGCGCACAGGCCGACGGCGTCCCGTCCGACCTGATGGTGACCCACTACGCACAGCGCGCCTCGGCGGGCCTGATCATCGCCGAGGGCACCACGCCGAACGCGGTCGGCCAGACCTATCCCGACATCCCGGCGATCCACAACGACGCGCACGAGGCGGGCTGGCGGCGCGTGACGGAAGCGGTGCGCGCGCAGGGCGGCCGGATGTTCCTGCAGCTGCAGCACGGCGGCCGCAACGGCCACCCCGACACCAGCGGACTCATCCCCCTCGCCCCTTCCGCCCTCGCGCTCCCAGAGGACGTGGCCACCCCGTCCGGCCCCCAACCCGCGCCCGTCCCGCGCGAGATGACGATCGACGACATCCGTACGACTGTCGCCGATTTCGCGGCAGCGGCCCGCCGAGCCGTGGCCGCGGGCTTCGCCGGGGTGGAGGTGCACAGCGCCAACGGCCAGCTCCTGCACCAGTTCCTCGGCGAGAACACCAACCGCCGCACCGACGCCTACGGAGGCTCGGCAAAGGACCGCATACGTTTCGTCGTCGAGGTCGTCCGCGCGGTCGCCGACGCCATCGGCCCGGACCGGGTGGGCCTGCGCATCTCCCCCACCCAGACCGTCAACGGCATGGCCGAGGGCGACACGGACACGATCTACACGTCCCTCGCCGGCGCCCTCGCGGACAGCGGCCTGGCCTACCTCCACCTCGTGCACGCCGACCCCGACCAGCCCCTCTTCCACGAGCTGCGCCGCATCTGGCCGGGCACGCTGATCGGCAACCCGGTCCTGTCCCGCGAGGACGTCGCCACTGACGGCGGCAAGGCGAAGGGCGAGGAACTCCTCGCGGCCGGGGCCGACTTGATCGCCCTGGGGCGCGGCTTCCTGGCCAACCCGGACCTGGTCGAACGCCTGAAGGCTGCCGCGCCCTTGAACCTCGTACGGGACAAGTACCTGATGTACACAGGTGGCGAGACGGGCTACAACGACTACCCGACGCTGGCGGAGAGCCGGGCGCGGGTGCGGGTCGCGGCTTGA
- a CDS encoding SH3 domain-containing protein — MSENLTAPEPTEAVEATTARTYAVCADVNVRSGPGTSYSVVGRVRGGTMVTIYCQRPGTTVTGPTGTSNIWDRIGSGRYISDTYVRTGSDGYVAPRC; from the coding sequence ATGAGCGAGAACCTGACCGCACCAGAGCCCACCGAGGCCGTGGAGGCCACGACCGCACGCACCTACGCGGTGTGCGCCGACGTCAACGTCCGCTCGGGCCCGGGGACTTCGTACTCCGTCGTCGGCCGGGTCCGGGGCGGCACCATGGTCACGATCTACTGCCAGCGGCCCGGCACGACGGTCACCGGACCGACCGGTACGTCGAACATCTGGGACCGGATAGGTTCCGGGCGCTACATCTCCGACACGTACGTCCGCACGGGCAGCGACGGGTACGTGGCGCCGCGCTGCTGA
- a CDS encoding MerR family transcriptional regulator, producing MRIGELAQRAGVSERSLRYYEKQGLLASERTPGGHRHYLEVAVDRVVLIQQLYAAGLHSKKIAQLLPCMRDADGRPNEIATPRLVTELAEERRRIDGMIADLVRSRGVLDEVIGAASEQLTSGASGQLAS from the coding sequence ATGCGGATTGGTGAACTGGCTCAGCGGGCCGGCGTGAGTGAGCGCTCGCTGCGTTACTACGAGAAGCAGGGATTGCTCGCCTCCGAGCGCACACCCGGCGGCCATCGGCACTACCTGGAGGTCGCCGTGGACCGCGTCGTACTGATCCAGCAGCTGTACGCCGCGGGTCTGCACAGCAAGAAGATCGCCCAACTGCTGCCCTGCATGCGGGACGCGGACGGCCGCCCGAACGAGATCGCCACCCCGCGCCTGGTCACCGAGCTGGCCGAGGAGCGCCGGCGGATCGACGGGATGATCGCCGATCTCGTACGTTCCCGGGGCGTGCTCGACGAAGTGATCGGTGCGGCCTCTGAACAGCTCACGTCCGGAGCGTCGGGTCAACTCGCGTCCTGA
- a CDS encoding Ppx/GppA phosphatase family protein, whose translation MRLGVLDVGSNTVHLLVVDAHPGARPLPAHSHKAELRLAQLLDDSGAIGPEGVDLLISTIKSALEAAEDKGCEDVLPFATSAVREATNADEVLTRVRDETGVDLRVLSGEEEARLTFLAVRRWFGWSAGKLLVLDIGGGSLEIAYGIDEEPDAAVSLPLGAGRLTAAWLPGDPPDPQDVKALRRHARAQIARTVGEFSRFGNPDHVVATSKTFKQLARLAGAARSTEGLYVQRELKRKSLEDWVPRLASMTEAERSELPGVSEGRAGQLLAGALVAEGAMDLFGIEALEVCPWALREGVILRRLDHMSESQSHELRTPDGGDRPA comes from the coding sequence ATGAGACTCGGTGTCCTGGATGTGGGTTCGAACACGGTGCATCTGCTGGTGGTGGATGCCCACCCCGGCGCGCGCCCGCTGCCCGCCCACTCGCACAAGGCGGAGCTGCGGCTCGCCCAACTCCTCGACGACAGCGGGGCGATCGGCCCGGAAGGCGTCGACCTCCTGATCTCCACGATCAAGAGTGCCCTGGAGGCCGCGGAGGACAAGGGCTGCGAGGACGTACTGCCGTTCGCGACTTCCGCCGTCCGTGAGGCGACCAATGCCGACGAGGTCCTGACCCGCGTCAGGGACGAGACGGGCGTCGACCTCAGGGTGCTCTCCGGCGAGGAGGAGGCCCGGCTCACCTTCCTGGCCGTACGCCGCTGGTTCGGCTGGTCCGCGGGCAAGCTGCTCGTCCTCGACATCGGGGGCGGGTCGCTGGAGATCGCGTACGGGATCGACGAGGAGCCCGACGCGGCCGTCTCGCTGCCGCTCGGCGCGGGGCGGCTGACTGCCGCCTGGCTGCCCGGTGATCCGCCCGACCCGCAGGACGTCAAGGCGCTGCGCCGGCACGCGCGGGCCCAGATCGCCCGTACGGTCGGGGAGTTCAGCCGCTTCGGCAATCCGGACCACGTGGTCGCGACGTCCAAGACGTTCAAGCAGCTCGCCCGTCTCGCCGGCGCCGCGCGGTCGACCGAGGGTCTCTACGTACAGCGGGAACTGAAGCGAAAGTCGCTGGAGGACTGGGTGCCGCGGCTTGCCTCGATGACCGAGGCCGAGCGGTCCGAGCTGCCCGGGGTCTCCGAGGGGCGGGCCGGACAGCTGCTCGCGGGGGCGCTTGTGGCCGAGGGCGCGATGGATCTGTTCGGGATCGAGGCGCTGGAGGTCTGTCCCTGGGCGCTGCGCGAAGGCGTGATCCTGCGCCGGCTCGACCACATGTCGGAGAGCCAGAGCCATGAGCTGCGCACACCGGACGGTGGTGACCGACCGGCTTGA
- a CDS encoding serine/threonine-protein kinase, with amino-acid sequence MPLSAEDPAAIGDYALVDRLGSGGMGVVYLARSSTGRQVALKVVHQQFAEDEEFRIRFRQEVAAARRVSGAFTAAVVDADPDAVRPWMATAFIEGRTLAERVRAQGAVRGRELRQLAVGLAEALRDIHRAGVVHRDLKPANIVLSGEGPRVIDFGISRAADNQTLTMTGRVMGTPPFMSPEQLQSPRDVGPASDVFSLAAVLVFAAAGRGPFDADSPYLTAYQVVHEAPSLDGVPAGLRAAVEPCLAKEPERRTELGALLGLLRQLSDDDVPGEVRRTEAAYIETVLDGRGTVLDGQQTESATPPAGERKRPRARTALVATLATLALVAVTGGVVVALRAQDGGGTPPDQGGSGASEVRTTLAGGAPVGWQPWRVRPLGDLDSGGDLFCRVHRDSMYCSGDTDRPVRRIRLSDGKTVWPDEKADFNISAPSEEVLGVTDRTVTVVRTKYAEGAAESTHRVVGLDPRTGKQRWTTPETDVSGTADAQAGGIALLAPTESGPGLRALDADSGDELWTFRPPSSLQRDLGKKEADCLPYGAGARLYALCAPVGSPEGPSRVYALDDKGGTLWTYDSPNYLDLLVADGDSPVFFTGSETASGADEYSSVVRLDARTGKAVEFTVRQPSNSSVSATGGALYFARPDGRLSAYSLATGERQWSRLVNHDGLSAPVASGDLLLGATPIGQVVAMDRRTGKELWVTKRHAEDGGDGSREPRVHVVGRILFVEGGGPTLFSFDGAKPPKL; translated from the coding sequence GTGCCGCTGAGTGCGGAGGACCCCGCAGCGATAGGCGATTACGCCCTGGTCGACCGCCTCGGCTCGGGCGGCATGGGCGTCGTCTATCTGGCCCGGTCGTCCACGGGGCGGCAGGTCGCGCTCAAGGTGGTGCACCAGCAGTTCGCCGAGGACGAGGAGTTCCGGATCCGCTTCCGGCAGGAGGTCGCGGCGGCCCGCCGGGTCAGCGGGGCGTTCACCGCCGCCGTGGTCGACGCCGACCCCGATGCGGTGCGGCCCTGGATGGCGACCGCGTTCATCGAGGGGCGGACCCTCGCCGAGCGGGTACGGGCCCAAGGGGCCGTACGCGGACGGGAGTTGCGGCAGCTCGCGGTCGGGCTCGCCGAGGCGCTGCGGGACATCCACCGGGCCGGCGTCGTGCACCGGGACCTCAAGCCGGCCAACATCGTGCTGTCCGGCGAGGGCCCGCGCGTCATCGACTTCGGGATCTCGCGGGCCGCCGACAACCAGACGCTGACCATGACCGGCCGCGTGATGGGCACGCCGCCCTTCATGTCGCCGGAGCAGCTGCAGTCGCCGCGGGACGTCGGGCCGGCTTCGGACGTCTTCTCGCTGGCGGCGGTGCTGGTGTTCGCGGCGGCGGGGCGCGGGCCCTTCGACGCGGACAGCCCCTATCTGACCGCGTACCAAGTGGTGCACGAGGCGCCCTCCCTCGACGGGGTTCCGGCGGGGCTGCGGGCGGCGGTCGAACCCTGTCTGGCCAAGGAGCCGGAGCGGCGGACCGAACTGGGCGCGCTGCTCGGCCTGTTGCGGCAGCTGTCGGACGACGACGTTCCGGGCGAGGTGCGGCGCACCGAGGCGGCGTACATCGAAACGGTCCTGGACGGGCGGGGGACGGTCCTCGACGGACAACAGACAGAGAGCGCGACGCCGCCCGCGGGAGAGCGGAAGCGGCCACGCGCGCGTACCGCCCTGGTCGCCACGCTCGCCACCCTCGCGCTCGTGGCCGTCACGGGCGGCGTGGTGGTGGCCCTGCGGGCGCAGGACGGCGGCGGTACGCCCCCCGACCAGGGCGGCAGCGGCGCATCCGAGGTCCGGACGACGCTCGCCGGCGGCGCTCCCGTGGGCTGGCAGCCCTGGCGGGTGCGGCCCTTGGGGGACCTGGACAGCGGCGGCGACCTCTTCTGCAGGGTGCACCGGGACTCCATGTACTGCAGCGGCGACACCGACCGCCCCGTGCGGCGGATCCGGCTCTCTGACGGCAAGACGGTGTGGCCGGACGAGAAGGCGGACTTCAACATCTCGGCTCCGTCGGAGGAGGTGCTCGGCGTCACGGACCGCACGGTGACGGTCGTGCGGACCAAGTACGCGGAGGGCGCCGCCGAGTCGACGCACCGCGTCGTCGGCCTGGACCCCAGGACCGGCAAGCAGCGCTGGACCACCCCGGAGACCGACGTCAGCGGCACGGCCGATGCGCAGGCGGGCGGCATCGCGCTGCTCGCACCGACCGAGAGCGGGCCCGGGCTCCGGGCCCTCGACGCGGACTCCGGGGACGAGCTCTGGACGTTCCGCCCGCCCTCGTCCCTCCAGCGGGACCTCGGCAAGAAGGAGGCGGACTGTCTGCCCTACGGCGCCGGCGCCCGGCTCTACGCGTTGTGCGCCCCGGTGGGTTCGCCCGAGGGCCCGTCGAGGGTGTACGCGCTGGACGACAAGGGCGGCACGCTCTGGACGTACGACAGCCCCAACTACCTCGACCTGCTGGTCGCCGACGGCGATTCGCCGGTGTTCTTCACCGGCTCCGAGACCGCGAGCGGTGCGGACGAGTACTCCTCCGTCGTGCGGCTCGACGCCCGCACGGGCAAGGCGGTGGAGTTCACCGTACGACAGCCCAGCAACAGCTCGGTCTCGGCGACGGGCGGCGCCCTGTACTTCGCCCGGCCGGACGGGCGGTTGAGCGCCTACTCGCTGGCCACCGGTGAGCGCCAGTGGTCCCGCCTGGTCAACCACGACGGCCTCTCGGCACCCGTCGCGAGCGGCGATCTGCTCCTCGGCGCGACCCCGATCGGACAGGTCGTCGCGATGGACCGGCGCACCGGCAAGGAGCTGTGGGTGACGAAGCGGCACGCGGAGGACGGCGGGGACGGCTCCCGGGAGCCGCGCGTGCACGTGGTCGGCCGCATCCTCTTCGTGGAGGGCGGCGGGCCCACCCTGTTCTCGTTCGACGGGGCGAAGCCGCCCAAGCTGTAG
- a CDS encoding sugar phosphate isomerase/epimerase family protein, with the protein MAEPVVRIPDAKVALSTASVYPESTATAFEIAARLGYDGVEVMVWTDPVSQDIEALRRLSDYHQIPILAVHAPCLLITQRVWSTDPWVKLQRAQAAAEKLGASTVVVHPPFRWQRQYARDFVSGLWRMADETDVRFAVENMYPWRYRDREMLAYAPEWDVTKDDYRHFTVDLSHTATARTEAMEMIDRMGDRLAHIHLADGNGSAKDEHLVPGRGTQPCAELLERLALSGFDGHVVIEVNTRRAMSSAEREADLAEALAFTRLHLASALRVDKA; encoded by the coding sequence GTGGCAGAACCAGTGGTGCGCATCCCGGATGCGAAGGTCGCCCTGTCGACGGCCTCGGTCTATCCGGAGTCGACCGCGACGGCCTTCGAGATCGCCGCGCGCCTCGGCTACGACGGCGTCGAGGTCATGGTGTGGACCGACCCGGTCAGCCAGGACATCGAGGCACTGCGCAGGCTGAGCGACTACCACCAGATCCCGATCCTGGCCGTGCACGCCCCATGTCTGCTGATCACCCAGCGGGTGTGGTCCACGGACCCGTGGGTCAAGCTGCAGCGGGCCCAGGCCGCCGCCGAGAAGCTGGGCGCCTCGACCGTCGTCGTCCACCCGCCGTTCCGCTGGCAGCGGCAGTACGCACGCGACTTCGTCAGCGGGCTGTGGCGGATGGCGGACGAGACCGATGTGCGGTTCGCCGTGGAGAACATGTACCCGTGGCGCTACCGCGACCGGGAAATGCTCGCGTACGCCCCCGAGTGGGACGTGACCAAGGACGACTACCGGCACTTCACCGTCGACCTCTCGCACACCGCGACCGCCCGCACCGAGGCGATGGAGATGATCGACCGAATGGGCGACCGCCTCGCCCACATCCACCTCGCCGACGGCAACGGCTCCGCCAAGGACGAGCACCTGGTCCCCGGCCGCGGCACCCAGCCCTGCGCGGAGTTGCTGGAGCGTCTGGCGCTGAGCGGCTTCGACGGGCACGTCGTCATCGAGGTCAATACGCGGCGGGCGATGTCCAGCGCCGAACGTGAGGCCGACCTGGCCGAGGCGCTGGCCTTCACCCGGCTGCACCTCGCGTCCGCGCTCCGGGTGGACAAGGCGTGA
- a CDS encoding BACON domain-containing protein has translation MTTSSPEHPTHTTGAHRAHRRAPRTVPQAPPARYEPYLDGLFTYCLSVLCDHDAATAALGDVLALAERRHSRAPEGTQDRRAWLYALARWSCLRGLAEAKRKRQGTHASGRRPAADGVPVSDEASERHRRELALLAWPEAAGTTPEQREALELAVRHKLAPREVAAVLGMEPAAARDLLGAAACEVERTRAALAVVETGTCPIVARLTGDNQLLLGTALRRELVRHVDDCPRCRRTAERAGSASWPGTAVTPAELPVVEAPRAAVHVAMAHVPRARAAAPRFDRRGFPMDPKDRAARRDRLRARAVTTTVVATVVAAPVLALWAAYRGAPLTGEGHDGRTITASEADGSGELGGDRARSYENAGNARAEPDSRFTAGSHSPDVSVEVISPGGKPTKPGVGPGRLTVAAQPSGDTTLITLTASGGEPVHWSAYADASWLSLSRSSGTLRPGESVTIRVYVDHAREPVGHWSARVGVAPGRAVVVIEGYGSAPPSPDPTDPSPDPTPTDPSPDPTPTDPSPDPTDPSPDPTPTDPSPSEPDPTPTPTSSEPPPSGSGSPTG, from the coding sequence GTGACGACCAGCAGCCCGGAGCACCCTACGCACACCACCGGCGCACACCGGGCGCACCGTCGTGCGCCCCGGACCGTGCCGCAGGCGCCGCCCGCGCGCTATGAGCCTTATCTGGACGGCCTGTTCACGTACTGCCTGTCCGTGCTCTGCGACCACGACGCGGCGACGGCCGCGCTCGGCGACGTACTCGCGCTGGCCGAACGCCGTCACTCGCGCGCGCCCGAGGGCACGCAGGACCGTCGGGCCTGGCTCTACGCCCTGGCCCGCTGGTCCTGTCTGCGCGGGCTCGCCGAGGCCAAGCGCAAGCGGCAGGGCACGCACGCGTCCGGCCGGCGCCCCGCCGCGGACGGCGTCCCCGTCTCGGACGAGGCGAGTGAGCGGCACAGGCGCGAACTCGCCCTGCTGGCCTGGCCGGAGGCCGCCGGCACCACCCCCGAGCAGCGCGAGGCGCTGGAGCTCGCGGTCCGGCACAAGCTGGCGCCCCGCGAGGTCGCCGCCGTCCTCGGCATGGAACCGGCCGCGGCCCGCGACCTCCTCGGCGCCGCCGCCTGCGAGGTGGAGCGCACCCGGGCGGCCCTCGCCGTCGTCGAGACCGGCACCTGCCCGATCGTCGCCCGCCTCACCGGTGACAACCAACTGCTGCTCGGCACGGCGCTGCGCCGCGAACTGGTCCGGCACGTCGACGACTGCCCCCGCTGCCGCCGCACCGCCGAGCGCGCGGGCTCCGCCTCCTGGCCGGGCACCGCGGTGACTCCCGCCGAACTCCCGGTCGTCGAGGCGCCCCGTGCCGCGGTCCATGTGGCGATGGCCCATGTGCCCCGGGCGCGCGCCGCAGCTCCTCGCTTCGACCGACGGGGCTTCCCCATGGACCCCAAGGACCGCGCGGCCCGCCGCGACCGGCTCCGCGCGCGTGCCGTGACGACGACGGTCGTGGCCACCGTGGTGGCCGCGCCGGTGCTCGCGCTGTGGGCCGCGTACCGCGGGGCTCCGCTGACCGGCGAGGGCCACGACGGGCGCACGATCACGGCCAGCGAGGCGGACGGCTCCGGCGAGCTCGGCGGGGACCGGGCGCGGAGTTACGAGAACGCGGGCAATGCGCGGGCCGAGCCCGACTCCCGCTTCACCGCGGGCAGTCACTCGCCCGATGTCTCCGTCGAGGTGATCAGCCCCGGCGGCAAGCCGACGAAGCCCGGGGTCGGGCCCGGCCGCCTCACGGTCGCGGCGCAGCCCAGCGGTGACACGACGCTCATCACGCTGACCGCGTCCGGTGGGGAGCCCGTGCACTGGTCGGCCTACGCCGACGCGTCGTGGCTGTCGCTGAGCAGGTCCTCCGGGACGCTGCGGCCCGGGGAGTCGGTCACGATCCGGGTGTACGTCGACCATGCGCGGGAGCCCGTGGGGCATTGGAGTGCGCGGGTGGGGGTTGCGCCGGGGCGGGCGGTGGTGGTGATCGAGGGCTACGGATCGGCTCCGCCGTCGCCTGATCCGACCGATCCTTCGCCTGATCCGACGCCTACGGATCCCTCGCCGGATCCGACTCCGACCGATCCTTCGCCCGACCCGACCGACCCCTCACCGGATCCGACCCCGACCGACCCCTCGCCATCTGAGCCGGACCCGACGCCCACGCCTACGTCCTCGGAGCCGCCGCCGAGCGGGTCGGGGTCGCCGACCGGCTGA